One genomic window of Arachis stenosperma cultivar V10309 chromosome 10, arast.V10309.gnm1.PFL2, whole genome shotgun sequence includes the following:
- the LOC130956555 gene encoding protein C2-DOMAIN ABA-RELATED 7-like, with protein MDSILGLLKLRIKKGINLAVRDTSSSDPYVVVNIGEQKLKTKVIKDNCNPEWNEELILSIKDFNTPINLTIYDKDTLSSDDKMGEAIIELRPYLQCLVMGLERLPDGCVVKRIQPNRVNCLAEESSCIWQDGTIIQEMILRLKNVECGELVCEMEWVDVPGCKGLSELRP; from the exons ATGGACAGTATCTTGGGTCTCCTCAAACTTAGGATTAAGAAAGGCATTAATCTCGCAGTTCGAGATACTTCTTCTAGTGACCCTTATGTTGTTGTCAACATAGGGGAACAG AAGCTCAAAACTAAGGTCATCAAAGACAACTGTAATCCAGAGTGGAATGAAGAACTGATTCTTTCTATTAAGGATTTTAATACTCCAATAAATTTG ACGATTTACGACAAAGACACCTTATCGTCGGACGACAAAATGGGTGAGGCGATTATAGAACTGAGGCCTTATCTTCAGTGCTTGGTGATGGGGTTGGAGAGGCTTCCAGATGGGTGCGTGGTGAAGAGGATTCAGCCAAATAGGGTTAACTGCCTTGCTGAAGAGAGCTCTTGCATTTGGCAAGATGGGACTATAATCCAAGAGATGATCTTGAGATTGAAAAATGTTGAGTGTGGTGAACTTGTTTGTGAGATGGAGTGGGTTGATGTACCTGGTTGTAAGGGTTTATCAGAGCTACGACCTTAA